Proteins from a genomic interval of Streptomyces sp. Tu6071:
- the lepA gene encoding translation elongation factor 4 gives MPATPLHVPEPSRTDPALIRNFCIIAHIDHGKSTLADRMLQLTGVVEQRQMRAQYLDRMDIERERGITIKSQAVRLPWAPTEGEGQGSTHILNMIDTPGHVDFTYEVSRSLAACEGTVLLVDAAQGIEAQTLANLYLAMENDLTIIPVLNKIDLPAAQPEKFSEELANLIGCQPEDVLKVSAKTGVGVEALLDQVVAQIPAPVGVKDAPARAMIFDSVYDSYRGVVTYVRVVDGQLNKRERIRMMSTGATHELLEIGTNSPEMLAADGLGVGEVGYLITGVKDVRQSKVGDTITSQSKGAEEALGGYKDPKPMVFSGLYPLDGSDYPELRDALDKLQLNDAALVYEPETSAALGFGFRVGFLGLLHLDVIRERLEREFGLDLIATAPNVVYRVIMEDRTEHTVTNPSEFPEGKIDEVYEPVVRATILAPSEFIGSIMELCQSRRGVLLGMDYLSEDRVEIRYTLPLAEIVFDFFDQLKSKTRGYASLDYEPTGEQTAQLVKVDILLHGDKVDAFSAITHRDAAYAYGVRLVAKLRELIPRQAFEVPVQAAIGSRVIARETIRAIRKDVLAKCYGGDISRKRKLLEKQKEGKKRMKMVGSVEVPQEAFIAVLSSDEPSGKKK, from the coding sequence GTGCCCGCGACCCCTCTCCATGTGCCCGAGCCGAGCCGTACCGACCCGGCGCTGATCAGGAATTTCTGCATCATCGCGCACATCGACCACGGCAAGTCCACGCTCGCCGACCGGATGCTCCAGCTGACCGGGGTGGTGGAGCAGCGGCAGATGCGCGCCCAGTACCTCGACCGCATGGACATCGAGCGGGAGCGCGGCATCACGATCAAGTCGCAGGCCGTGCGGCTGCCCTGGGCCCCCACCGAGGGCGAGGGGCAGGGCAGCACCCACATCCTCAACATGATCGACACCCCCGGTCACGTCGACTTCACCTACGAGGTCTCGCGCTCGCTCGCCGCCTGCGAGGGCACGGTCCTCCTCGTCGACGCGGCCCAGGGCATCGAGGCGCAGACCCTCGCCAACCTCTACCTGGCGATGGAGAACGACCTCACGATCATCCCGGTCCTCAACAAGATCGACCTCCCGGCCGCGCAGCCCGAGAAGTTCTCGGAGGAGCTGGCGAATCTCATCGGCTGCCAGCCCGAGGACGTGCTCAAGGTCTCCGCGAAGACCGGCGTGGGCGTGGAGGCGCTGCTCGACCAGGTCGTCGCGCAGATCCCGGCCCCGGTCGGCGTCAAGGACGCCCCGGCCCGCGCGATGATCTTCGACTCGGTGTACGACTCGTACCGCGGCGTCGTCACGTACGTACGTGTCGTGGACGGTCAGCTGAACAAGCGCGAGCGCATCCGCATGATGTCGACCGGCGCGACCCATGAGCTGCTCGAAATCGGTACGAACTCGCCCGAGATGCTCGCGGCGGACGGGCTCGGCGTCGGCGAGGTCGGGTACCTGATCACGGGCGTGAAGGATGTCCGTCAGTCCAAGGTCGGTGACACGATCACCAGCCAGTCCAAGGGTGCCGAGGAGGCGCTCGGGGGCTACAAGGACCCGAAGCCCATGGTGTTCTCGGGCCTCTATCCGCTCGACGGCTCGGACTACCCCGAGCTGCGCGACGCGCTCGACAAGCTCCAACTCAACGACGCCGCGCTCGTCTACGAGCCCGAGACCTCCGCCGCCCTCGGCTTCGGCTTCCGCGTCGGCTTCCTCGGGCTCCTCCACCTCGACGTCATCCGTGAGCGGCTTGAGCGCGAATTCGGTCTCGACCTGATCGCGACCGCGCCCAACGTGGTCTACCGCGTGATCATGGAGGACCGCACCGAGCACACCGTCACGAACCCGAGCGAGTTCCCCGAGGGGAAGATCGACGAGGTCTACGAGCCGGTCGTGCGCGCCACGATCCTCGCGCCGAGCGAGTTCATCGGCTCGATCATGGAGCTGTGCCAGAGCCGGCGCGGTGTCCTCCTCGGGATGGACTACCTCTCCGAGGACCGCGTCGAGATTCGCTACACGCTGCCGCTCGCCGAGATCGTCTTCGACTTCTTCGACCAGCTCAAGTCCAAGACGCGCGGCTACGCCTCGCTCGACTACGAGCCCACGGGCGAGCAGACCGCGCAGCTCGTCAAGGTCGACATCCTCCTGCACGGCGACAAGGTGGACGCCTTCTCGGCGATCACCCACCGCGACGCCGCGTACGCCTACGGGGTGCGGCTCGTCGCCAAGCTCCGCGAGCTCATCCCGCGCCAGGCGTTCGAGGTCCCGGTGCAGGCCGCGATCGGCTCCCGCGTCATCGCGCGCGAGACGATCCGCGCGATCCGCAAGGACGTCCTCGCCAAGTGCTACGGCGGCGACATCTCCCGCAAGCGGAAGCTCCTGGAGAAGCAGAAGGAGGGGAAGAAGCGCATGAAGATGGTGGGGTCCGTGGAGGTTCCGCAGGAAGCCTTCATCGCCGTCCTCTCCAGCGACGAGCCGAGCGGCAAGAAGAAGTAA
- a CDS encoding AMP-dependent synthetase/ligase, whose protein sequence is MSDTQTMIENRPPSVAHLFLERVAATPDAEAYRYPVPPASGEGPSDWASLTWAQAAERVERIAAGLIGLGIEPEQRVALASATRVEWILVDLGIMCAGAATTTVYPSTNTSESAFILADSDSRVVFVEDATQLAKVRENRAELPGLHHVVVLDEEGVTADAADPDGWLLTLADLEKRGEEHLATHPEAIKERVEAITKDQLATLIYTSGTTGRPKGVRLPHECWSYMAKAIKATGMILEEDVQYLWLPLAHVFGKVLTSGHIEVGHVTAVDGRVDQIIVNLPVVRPTYMAAVPRIFEKVYNGVAAKAREGGDAKYKIFQWAAGIAREYAKTSQDNFRRTGTATVPFGLRTKHAVADRLVYGKIREAMGGRLRAAISGSAALAPEIGFFFAGAGVHILEGYGLTESSAASFVNPGEAYRTGTVGKPLPGTEVRIAEDGEILLRGPGIMAGYHGLPEKTAEVLEPDGWFHTGDIGELSVDGYLRITDRKKDIIKTSGGKYIAPAEVEGQFKAICPYVSNILVHGGDRNFCSALISLDEDALLAWAKENGLDGKPYEEIVADAKTVEMVDGYVRELNEGLQRWETVKKFRLLPRDLDIEHGELTPSLKIKRPVVEREYEYLLDEMYAGAREA, encoded by the coding sequence GTGAGCGACACACAGACCATGATCGAGAACCGTCCGCCCTCCGTGGCGCACCTCTTCCTGGAGCGCGTCGCCGCGACCCCGGACGCGGAGGCGTATCGCTACCCGGTGCCGCCCGCCTCCGGCGAGGGGCCGTCCGACTGGGCCTCGCTGACCTGGGCGCAGGCCGCCGAGCGCGTCGAGCGGATCGCGGCCGGACTCATCGGCCTCGGCATCGAGCCCGAGCAGCGCGTCGCGCTCGCCTCCGCGACCCGTGTCGAGTGGATTCTCGTCGACCTCGGCATCATGTGCGCGGGCGCCGCGACCACGACCGTCTACCCCTCGACGAACACCTCGGAGTCGGCGTTCATCCTTGCCGACTCCGACAGCCGCGTGGTCTTCGTGGAGGACGCGACGCAGCTCGCGAAGGTCCGGGAGAACCGCGCCGAGCTTCCCGGGCTGCACCACGTCGTCGTCCTCGACGAGGAGGGCGTCACCGCGGACGCCGCGGACCCGGACGGCTGGCTGCTCACCCTCGCCGACCTGGAGAAGCGCGGCGAGGAGCACCTCGCGACGCACCCCGAGGCGATCAAGGAGCGCGTCGAGGCGATCACGAAGGACCAGCTCGCGACGCTGATCTACACCTCGGGTACGACGGGCCGCCCCAAGGGCGTACGCCTGCCGCACGAGTGCTGGTCCTACATGGCCAAAGCGATCAAGGCGACGGGGATGATCCTGGAGGAGGACGTCCAGTACCTGTGGCTGCCGCTCGCGCACGTCTTCGGCAAGGTGCTCACCTCCGGGCACATCGAGGTCGGGCACGTCACCGCCGTCGACGGCCGCGTGGACCAGATCATCGTGAACCTGCCCGTGGTCCGGCCCACGTACATGGCCGCCGTGCCCCGCATCTTCGAGAAGGTCTACAACGGCGTCGCCGCGAAGGCGCGCGAGGGCGGCGACGCCAAGTACAAGATCTTCCAGTGGGCCGCCGGGATCGCCCGCGAGTACGCGAAGACCTCGCAGGACAACTTCCGCCGCACCGGCACCGCGACCGTCCCCTTCGGCCTGCGCACGAAGCACGCCGTCGCCGACCGCCTCGTCTACGGCAAGATCCGCGAGGCGATGGGCGGCAGGCTGCGCGCCGCGATCTCCGGATCGGCCGCGCTCGCCCCCGAGATCGGTTTCTTCTTCGCCGGGGCCGGGGTGCACATCCTGGAGGGGTACGGGCTCACGGAGTCGAGCGCGGCCTCCTTCGTGAACCCGGGCGAGGCGTACCGCACCGGCACGGTCGGCAAGCCGCTGCCCGGCACCGAGGTGCGGATCGCCGAGGACGGCGAGATCCTGCTGCGCGGCCCCGGCATCATGGCCGGCTACCACGGGCTGCCCGAGAAGACCGCCGAGGTCCTGGAGCCGGACGGCTGGTTCCACACGGGCGACATCGGCGAGCTGTCCGTGGACGGCTACCTGCGGATCACCGACCGCAAGAAGGACATCATCAAGACCTCCGGCGGCAAGTACATCGCCCCGGCCGAGGTCGAGGGCCAGTTCAAGGCGATCTGTCCGTACGTGTCGAACATCCTCGTGCACGGCGGCGACCGGAACTTCTGCTCCGCGCTCATCTCGCTCGACGAGGACGCGCTGCTCGCCTGGGCGAAGGAGAACGGGCTCGACGGCAAGCCCTACGAGGAGATCGTGGCCGACGCGAAGACCGTCGAGATGGTCGACGGGTACGTGCGGGAGCTGAACGAGGGGCTGCAGCGCTGGGAGACCGTGAAGAAGTTCCGGCTGCTGCCGAGGGACCTCGACATCGAGCACGGGGAGCTGACGCCGAGCCTCAAGATCAAGCGGCCGGTGGTGGAGCGGGAGTACGAGTACCTGCTGGACGAGATGTACGCGGGAGCGCGGGAGGCGTGA